A DNA window from Onthophagus taurus isolate NC chromosome 1, IU_Otau_3.0, whole genome shotgun sequence contains the following coding sequences:
- the LOC111418309 gene encoding probable palmitoyltransferase ZDHHC24 — protein sequence MHLSTKLKFRRNVLPKNKQDFFFTSFAIIAIPLVYWFEIFIVLPHIYRDNPSVIWPIIHTVMGTFISVNIIGNLFALIFFDTSITGVILKSKSEWILCPICETMVPPRSWHCTECNVCILKRDHHCSFCSNCIGYFNQRYFIHFLIYVFIATLYASFYNFYFIYELSEFKSWKMWLNVIFPLAMLMFDYSIKQFYMFLSLIVLVMCAYSGVLLVFHVKLLLRGVVVHERKLGDVYNLGKIENIKEVFGNRWQISWISPLIQSTLSGDGQSFKSGRKNE from the coding sequence ATGCATTTatctacaaaattaaagtttagaAGAAATGTTTTACCTAAAAACAAgcaagattttttctttacatCATTTGCAATAATTGCTATTCCTCTTGTGTACtggtttgaaatatttatagtATTACCACACATATATCGAGATAACCCAAGTGTTATTTGGCCCATCATTCATACAGTTATGGGCACTTTCATCAGCGTAAACATAATTGGTAAcctttttgctttaattttctttgacACAAGTATAACAggtgtaattttaaaatcaaaatcggAATGGATTTTATGTCCTATTTGTGAAACTATGGTTCCACCTCGCTCATGGCACTGCACTGAGTGTAATGTTTGCATATTAAAACGAGATCATCACTGTTCATTTTGTAGTAATTGTATTGGTTATTTTAACCAAAGATATTTtattcactttttaatttatgtttttatagcAACTTTGTATGCATcgttttacaatttttattttatatacgaGTTAAGTGAATTTAAGTCTTGGAAAATGTggttaaatgtaatttttccaCTTGCTATGTTAATGTTCGATTACagtataaaacaattttatatgtttttgAGTTTGATAGTTCTTGTTATGTGTGCATATTCAGGCGTTTTATTGGTTTTTCATGTAAAGTTATTGCTAAGGGGTGTTGTTGTACATGAACGTAAACTTGGAGATGTATATAATTTAGGTAAAATTGAGAATATTAAGGAAGTGTTTGGGAATAGATGGCAAATATCTTGGATTTCACCACTTATTCAGAGTACTTTAAGTGGGGATGGACAAAGCTTTAAAAGTGGTCGTAAAAATGAATAg